The bacterium genome includes the window AGACTCCCTGCAGAGCATCGTTGATGGGAATGGTTCTTCGCTTTCCCATTTTTCCAACCCGTCCTCGAATTACCACCTGCCGCCTGCCCAAATCCACATCCTCCCACCTGACCCCCAATGCCTCGTTCCGCCGGCATCCGGTGTGCAGAAGAAATAGCAGGAAATCGCGGAACTCGTCATCCTCTGTTGCGAGCAGTTGCTCGATCTGCTGTTCGACAAGCCATTCGGGCGGTTCAGCCTCCGGTAATCGAATCTGCCGGAATCGCGAGGAGGGCAGGTTGTTCCACCACTGCTGCTCGACAGCCTGATTCAATGCTGTGTTCAGGACTCGGATTTCGATGTTAACTGTCTGCGGAGCCGCTGCCTTCAATCGAGCGGCCTTGTACTCTTCAATCTTCGCCGGTGTGATCTCCGACAGGGAGATATCCCCCAACGCACGGATGATCTGGCTCAGGGCGAGTTGCTCGCGTTCCAGTGTTTTTGGGCTCTTATTCGACTCAGCATATAGACGGACCTGAACGGCCAAGTCCGACAGATGTGGTCCGGTGACCGGCTCGGCAGAGTCTTCTGTGATGATGGCTGTGCCGTCGAGCTTCTCGCCTGCATGTTTTCGACAGAACTCCGCATATATTTTCATCGCGGTCCTGCGGTCAGTCTCACCTATAGTGAACACCTTCCGCTTTCCGCTGATCCAGTAGCGGATATCCCACACAGTTTTCCCGGATGGTAACTTTCTTTTCCTCAGCGACGGCACAGATCATCACCTCCTTTCGTGCCATTGTTCGTGAACAGTTCTTCCCTTTTCTTATGCCGGATTCTGCGGCTGATATTGCCGCCGGTTCTTGCGTACAAACGACTCGAGAGCCTCCGGGGTGAAGTAGATCGCGTTGCGTTCGATGTAGATGCAATCAATCTTTCCTGCTTTGACCCAGCGGTGCAAGGTCGAGGGACTGATCCCAAGCCGCATGGCCGCTTCCGTGGATTTCAGCAGGAGTTTTGGACTATCGGACATCTGTGGATTCCTTGTTGCTTCCCACCATTCCCCCGGCGGGCGGTGTCGACTTGCCGCCCTGTAAAAGTATTCGTGCGACGAAGGTAATTATTCGTCGCAAGACGCATGGCCCCCGTCCTGCAGTTTCTCTATGATGTCACGAGCCCAGTCTTGGGTATCAATCTGTGTGACCTCACCCCTGTAACAGACGGCGGCACCGCCCCTGAACCCGTCGACCCGAGGACGATCATGGACAACAGCCCAAGTAATGCACCATGGGTCTTTAAGGTCGAACAACTTCTGCATGTCGGCCACTAATCGTGCCAACACGAAGGGATCACCATCTTCCTGCTCTTCAACCGCAACCCACACTCGTATCGTGTCCGCAGTTTCGCGTGAGAAGTGGCATATGAGGTCGCCGTCTTCGGGTGGTGTGGACAACTCCTTCTCCAGCCAGTCCAGCGCTGCAACCGGTGCTTTGATTTCGGTGCAAAATTGCCACATTGAAAAACTCGACATGGTGTCTTTCCTTATCCGGTTATTGAGGATTCTTGTGACCCACAGTTGGTGAACAACTCCTTGCCCGACATTAGCCAATAGCAGTGTGCGTCTCCTTGTTGATCAGTGTCGAGCAATTAGAGGATTGCACAGCACGCCCGACGCCGACCAAGTTGTCTTCCGCGTTGCCATGCTGGTCGGCGTCTGGGTGTTGATTTGTCCCGAATTACTCCTCAGCTCGCTCGTCGCTGTGCTAGGGTAGCAAATCTACTGATCCGAACCTCTCAGTTTTTGGATCGTCTCCGCAACCCAATTTGAAGTGCACATGGTGGTGGATTGCCCTCTGAAGCAGACAACGGCACCACCCCCGTAAAGTCCTTCGTCAGGACATGTTTCTGCCCAAGTGATTGCCCACGGTTCAGTCAGGTGGTATTTCTTCTGCATCTCACAGATTGCATTGACGATGGCGTCAATATTGCCATCTCCATCGCCAATGAGTTTCAGTTGACCCGGTTGTCCGCCATTTCGCTCAATTCGACAAGGCAGTTCGTGTGATTGGCCGCACTCTGTCCTATCGCTTTCGTCGTATTCACTGAGCTTCTGCTCCAACCAGTTGAGAGCTTCTTCAGGACCCGATACAGGGGCAATAAATTGACACCAGTAACCTTCCATTGTGAACTTCCTTTAAGTGTGAAATGTTAAGCGGACACCCCAGACGCCGCCGTTGTTTGCCGTCCAATGAATCGCACGAGACGGCGCCCGAGGATTCCTGTGAATCGCGAGATCAGCGATTCGTATTGCCTGCACCTGACTTTCCGATTCGCTGGCATCGGAACAGGTTCGATGTCTCGGGCGGGGCCAGGCTTCTCATCCCGCTCTGCGCATAGTCATCAACCTATTGCTTACCCTGACCCCGCCCTCACCCGTGCTACCTACGGCTGCATGTTCGTCGCCTTTCAGGCGGCTTCCCGAACGCTCGAGTCGCCGTTCAGGATTTCGTCGCGACGCTTTTCGTCGGCGGCTTCGCCGGCATCCAGACGCTGCGCTTCGGCTTCGAGTCTTGCCATCTGACTCGTGAGCTTCTGCCGTTCGTAGGCCGTCGCCGCGTTCGAGATGGCTTCGCGGATATTCGCGATCCTGGCGAGCTTTCGGGCTTTGCGTCCTTCATACTGCGCCAGACGGGCCATCAGCAGTCCCAGATCGGAACTGGCTCGACGAGTTCTGGACTTGGCGGTCGAGGCCGATTCAGCCATGCGCTCGAATTCGGCATCGATAACGGACCGGAACTTCTCCACATCCACCATGGCGATTCCCGCGCGTTCAAACAGACATCCGCGTTTCTTCGCCTCAGCCTTGAATGCCACAGCGTCGGTTGCGCCGAACTGTTCCATGGCTTGTTGGATTAGCACCAAGTTCATGTCTTAATTCCCTTTTTTTCGTGATTCCCACTTTCGGAACTTGGACCCCTGAAGACCGCATGCCTTCCGGGGTCTTCCTGTTAGTTGTCGTCTGCATGTTCGGATGCGGTGTCCGTTCGACCACTTGAACCTCCTTCCATTTCATCTGATGTGTTCTACCTACTAAATGACTTTGCCCCCCCTTTTTGTTAATGTGTTTGGAAACGAACGACTTAGCTTTCCCCGAATGTTCGTTTCATGGATGCGGACCGCACCCCCGGTAGGGAATCCAGCCCACACCGCCACTTCGTCGCTGGTGGCACTTGGATTCTCCACCCATTCGGGGAGCACACGACGCTCGGATGGCGTCAGCGACTCGAGAAATCCCTTCGATTCCCGCTCGAAGTCAACGCGTTCCTCAATCATGTCCATGCCGCCGTCGCCCGCAAGGTCTTCCACATCGCCTTCCACCGAGACATGCTGCTTGGGCCGGCAATTAACCGTTTCAGATTCCTTTGGCGGTATGAAGAACCGACCGCTGTCCCTGTGCTCCTTCTTTAGTGCGCCAAGCATCGCGTTGCGTAGGATTGCGCTCACCACCCGCTTCCACTCGGCATCGGGAAGATGCCGGTAGTTCGTCCAGACTTCACAAAGATGACAGACCGCCGCGCTGACCAGATCACTGATTCCATCCTCGCGGTATCTGCCGTTGATCATTCTCCGTGCCATGTTGCGTGCCCATTCATACATCTCCGTCCAGTTCGGTTCGGCCTGCATGATCGTGCTGCCTTTCTGCCGAAGCAGGAGGGCAGATGCACGAGAAGGCCGTGCTCATCCTCCCGCTTCATGCGGTTGGGGAACACGACCTGGCCAGGTCGAAAAGAGAATGCTTGCGGTGCTGCAGCACCTATGTGTTTATCAGACGGTCGCAAATATGAGAATTTGTCGGCAGGAAGTCCCTTATTCTCATTTAGGCAGATTTAGCCTAACGAGCACTTCAAGCAAGCCATAGAAATTCAAGCAAAAAAAAGTGCCCAAGAATCTTGGGCACCAATGGCACGCGAAAAATCGCTAATCTATCAGAGGACTTGTTTGCGCTTCAGTCTCTTCAACCAAGACTGCTCTTCTTGCGAAAGGTCAGCCAGCTTGATAGGGTCACGGACAGTCGTAGCCTTAAGGCCGAGCTGATTTAGAAAGGTGGTGTAGTTGTTAGTGTTCACATCGGAGGCTTCGAGTTCTTGACTATCCTTGGGATTCCCTTCCACGAAGCCAAGGTGTCGTGCCAGCCGTTGCTCATGATGGACGAACTTGGCATATGCCAAAACTATTCTTCTTCCGACAGTGATCCGCATTGGTCCACGCAACCCTGTTCGGCGAAAATAAGCTCCCAACGACTCCCCACGCTTCTTCTCTCCCTGTTTCAGTGCGGCAAGTACCTCGAAGGTCTTGTGCTGAACGGACGATTCCGTGTCATCGACAGCATGCGCACCGGGCATGGTGTCACAGGCCTGTTTCTCGGACTCGTCCTGCATGTACTTCCGGACAACCCGTCCAGATATTACGTTACCCCGAAGCCGCGATGCCACGAATCCCCCATGTGCGCAAGTCCGAAGTTCACGATAATTGCCTGGCCAGGAGTGTTCCGTCAGCACGGACTCCAAATCGTCCGCATAGCACACTTCTTCGGATCGCCCGTGCAGGAAGCTGTCCGTGCGGGTTGAGGTCGGCTGAGGTGGAACACATTCAACAAACCACCTGAACATCGGCAGGATGGCTTCCAGTTGTTCCCTAAGCGGTGGTAATTCCACATATCCCACCTTCAGCCTTGTGTACAAGTCCTGTCGGAATTTTCCCTCTGACACCAGCTGTTTAATCGGTAGATCTGCCGTGGCGATAAGCCGAGTGTTGACCTCGCCATTGTCGGCTTCGAGAACGCCTTCATCCATAACTCGCATAAGGGATGTCTGCATCCGACCATCCAGAGCTTCAATTCGTTCCAGACAGAGTGTTCCTCCTACGGCTTCCTGTCGAACATCAGAAGCGTTTCCTGTACCCGATAAGACACTCTGGAATGTGGCTGGAGAACAGGATTGACAATCAAAGCAAACGAATCCACCCGGCACACCAGAAGTCCGATGAATGGACCAGGCCAGTGTCTTTTTCCCTGTTCCAGTTTCTCCTTCAATGAGAATAGGGATGTTGAAAAAGGCCAAAGGGGCAATTGATTCAATCGCAGTGGAAAGCTGTTGCGAAAAGACCCTGCCCTGATAGTAGAATGCAGGATTGTCGGACTCGGGATGACCATCATTGGTCTCGTCCAAGAAGTCTACGGTCAAGTCCGAATTGGGATTTCGAAGACTCCTCCGAACAGCCTCAATCAGCACCAGACCACCAGCCAGGGAAAAGAAGCTGCCAAAGAGAGAAGATGCCAATACTCTGGCAATCATGCCGACCGATGATGGCCTGCCTACCTGCTCCAGAATCGTGGAAATGGTTCGAGTGAAGTCAGCATAGGTGACTGATCGAGGCAAGAGAGAAGCCCAACCTTCTCGGCTCACGGTAGAACTTTTCTGAAGCATTTCGTGCCCTTTTCCATAATGAATATGCACTGAATTGGACATAAGATAATCAAAATGCCGAAATGAAACA containing:
- a CDS encoding tyrosine-type recombinase/integrase; protein product: MWDIRYWISGKRKVFTIGETDRRTAMKIYAEFCRKHAGEKLDGTAIITEDSAEPVTGPHLSDLAVQVRLYAESNKSPKTLEREQLALSQIIRALGDISLSEITPAKIEEYKAARLKAAAPQTVNIEIRVLNTALNQAVEQQWWNNLPSSRFRQIRLPEAEPPEWLVEQQIEQLLATEDDEFRDFLLFLLHTGCRRNEALGVRWEDVDLGRRQVVIRGRVGKMGKRRTIPINDALQGVLSAWSRPRAEQLFPNYGPNQVSMKFRRWSRQIGLPTGISLHSLRATFACHLIKNGVDIYTVSRLLGHSSVKVTEKHYLALDPDHVMLAINILNFGGKAHPTG
- a CDS encoding helix-turn-helix domain-containing protein, with amino-acid sequence MSDSPKLLLKSTEAAMRLGISPSTLHRWVKAGKIDCIYIERNAIYFTPEALESFVRKNRRQYQPQNPA
- a CDS encoding sigma 54-interacting transcriptional regulator, whose product is MSNSVHIHYGKGHEMLQKSSTVSREGWASLLPRSVTYADFTRTISTILEQVGRPSSVGMIARVLASSLFGSFFSLAGGLVLIEAVRRSLRNPNSDLTVDFLDETNDGHPESDNPAFYYQGRVFSQQLSTAIESIAPLAFFNIPILIEGETGTGKKTLAWSIHRTSGVPGGFVCFDCQSCSPATFQSVLSGTGNASDVRQEAVGGTLCLERIEALDGRMQTSLMRVMDEGVLEADNGEVNTRLIATADLPIKQLVSEGKFRQDLYTRLKVGYVELPPLREQLEAILPMFRWFVECVPPQPTSTRTDSFLHGRSEEVCYADDLESVLTEHSWPGNYRELRTCAHGGFVASRLRGNVISGRVVRKYMQDESEKQACDTMPGAHAVDDTESSVQHKTFEVLAALKQGEKKRGESLGAYFRRTGLRGPMRITVGRRIVLAYAKFVHHEQRLARHLGFVEGNPKDSQELEASDVNTNNYTTFLNQLGLKATTVRDPIKLADLSQEEQSWLKRLKRKQVL